One Pectobacterium cacticida genomic window, TCGGTACTCCCAAGCGGGTTGGTCAGTAGCAGTCGGTAACGCTGCGGCGGCGTATCTTGCCAAAAGAAATTAGCTGATACTCTTTTCCTCTCGGAGAAATAGGCAAAAGCGCCGCGCGCCTGGTACTGACTGAGCTGTTGCACCTTCTGCTGATGCTGTTGCCATTCCGGGGAGGCAGGACTTTTCCCTGTTTGGGGTGGCTGGTGAACGCTACAGGCAGCCAGTAAAAGGCTGGCTAAAGGCAGTAAACGCAGGCATCGGACGGTTCTGGTTGGCATGTCGATCGTATCCTGTAAATGAACGGTGATCGTAATAATATGCCACGCTAACCAGCTTACCGCCCGGCGTCAATCATTGTTATTCGTTAATGACGCTTTGTGTTTTTATTGTAAAAGAGATACCTCAGACGGGGTGTATCGCATGCCGTCGCTTTTCTTGCCTCCCGGCATCAAGTAGAATGCGGCTCAAACGAAATCCATACTAACACCGGTATTACTCAGAAACAGCCTAATGACCCTGCTTGCGCTTGGTATTAATCACAAAACCGCACCGGTTTCTCTGCGTGAACGCGTGGTGTTTTCGCCAGAGAAACTCGGAGAGGCCCTTGACAGCCTGCTCCAGCAACCGCTGGTGCAGGGCGGCGTAGTGCTGTCTACCTGCAATCGCACTGAGCTCTATCTTAGTGTCGAAGAGCGGGAGAATCAGCGTGAACAATTGATTCGCTGGCTGTGTAAATATCACCAGTTACATCCTGATGAGGTCAACAAGAGCCTGTATTGGCTCCAGGATAATGCTGCCGTTAGCCATCTAATGCGGGTCGCCAGCGGTCTGGATTCGCTGGTGCTCGGCGAACCGCAAATCCTGGGGCAAGTAAAAAAGGCCTTTGCCGAATCACAGCGCGGTCATTCTCTCTCCAGCGAATTGGAACGATTGTTCCAGAAATCCTTTACCGTGGCCAAGCGTGTTCGAACGGAAACGGATATCGGTGCAAGCGCGGTGTCGGTGGCGTTTGCTGCGTGTACGCTAGCGCGGCAGATTTTTGAATCGCTGGCTGAGATTACCGTGCTATTGGTGGGGGCGGGCGAAACCATCGAATTGGTTGCGCGACACCTTCGTCAGCATAACGTTAAAAAAATGGTGATAGCAAATCGAACCCGCGAGCGCGCGCAGGCGCTGGCTACGGAAGTGGGCGCAGACGTTATCACGTTAGCCGAATTGGACGCGCATCTGGTTCAGGCAGATATTGTGATAAGTTCAACGGCAAGTACCTTGCCGATAATCGGAAAAGGGATGATGGAACGGACGCTGAAGGCCAGGCGAAATCAACCAATATTAATGGTGGATATTGCGGTTCCGCGAGATATTGAACCGGAAGTAGGCAAATTGCCGAATGTTTACCTTTATAGCGTGGACGATCTACACGCGATCATTCAGCACAATCTCGCGCAACGTAAAGCGGCGGCAGTGCAGGCCGAATCTATCGTACAGCAGGAAAGCGCCGATTTTATGGCCTGGTTGCGCGCGCAGTCTGCGGTGGAAACCATTCGCGATTATCGCGCGCAGGCGGAGGAATTGCGTGCGGAAATGACAGCGAAAGCGCTAGCCGCGATTCAACAAGGTCATGACGCTGAGGCGGTGATTCAAGAATTGACACATCGTTTAACCAATCGCTTGATTCACGCACCGACCAAATCTCTTCAACAAGCCGCTCGTGACGGCGACCAAAATCGGTTACAAATTTTACGTGACAGCCTTGGGCTGGACTAGCATTCATCTCAATTACAGGATTTAACCGCCCGCATGAAGCCTTCTATTGTTGCTAAACTGGACGCGTTACAAGAACGCCATGAAGAAGTCCAGGCGTTACTCGGTGAACCGAGCGTCATTGCCGATATGGATCGCTTTCGCGCATTATCGCGAGAATATGCCCAACTCACGGATATTACCCGCTGTTTTCAGCAATGGCAGCAGGCGAAAGCGGATCAGCAAACCGCAGAAATGATGCTGGACGATCCTGAAATGCGTGACCTGGCTCAGGAAGAATTGAAAGAAAGCAAGGCAACGATTGACGCGTTGGAACAACAGCTTCAGCTACTATTGCTACCACGAGATCCCGATGATGAGCGCGGCTGTTTTCTGGAGATCCGCGCAGGTACGGGCGGGGATGAAGCGGCGATTTTTGCTGGTGATCTATTCCGTATGTACGGACGCTACGCTGAATCACGCCGCTGGCGCGTCGAGGTGATGAGCGCCAGTGAGGGCGAGCATGGTGGCTACAAAGAGGTCATCGCCAAGATTTCCGGTGACGGAGTATACGGACAGTTGAAGTTCGAATCAGGCGGTCATCGCGTGCAACGTGTTCCCGCTACGGAATCACAGGGGCGGATTCATACATCGGCTTGTACGGTCGCGGTAATGGCGGAGGTGCCGGAAGCCGAGCTACCGGAAATCAACCCGGCTGATTTACGCATTGACACCTTCCGTTCTTCTGGTGCGGGTGGACAGCACGTGAACACGACCGATTCTGCCATTCGTATTACCCATTTACCCACAGGTATTGTTGTTGAATGTCAGGACGAGCGCTCTCAACACAAAAACAAGGCCAAAGCGCTGTCGGTGTTAGGGGCGCGGATTCGCGCCGCTGAAATCCAAAAACGCCAGCAGGAAGAAGCGTCAACCCGCCGTAATTTACTTGGGAGCGGCGATCGTTCCGATCGCATTCGCACTTATAATTTTCCGCAGGGAAGGGTGACCGATCACCGTATTAACCTGACGCTTTATCGGTTGGATGAAGTGATGGAAGGTAAATTGGACGCGTTGATACAACCTGTCATACAAGAATATCAGGCAGACCAACTAGCTGCATTGTCCGAGCAGGAATAATGACGTATCAGGCGTGGTTAATCTTAGCGCAAGCACGACTCGCAGCGAGTGAAAGTCCGAAGCGTGATGCGGAAATTCTGCTGGGTTTTGTCACTGGAAAACCCCGTACATTCTTGCTGGCATTTGGTGAAACCACACTAAACAGCGCTGAGCAACGGCAGTTGGCAGCGCTCCTGGCGCGTCGCGAGCAAGGTGTGCCTATCGCCTATTTGATCGGTGAGCGTGAGTTTTGGTCGCTGCCGTTGGCCGTGTCGCCTGCAACGCTGATCCCTCGTCCCGATACTGAATGTCTGGTTGAGCAAGCACTGCGGCGTTTACCTCAAACGCCATGTCGCGTGCTGGACCTCGGCACAGGGACCGGAGCGATCGCTCTGGCATTGGCGAGTGAACGACACGATTGCCATATCATTGGCATTGACATCCAACCGGAGGCCGTCGGGCTTGCGCTAAAAAATGCCCAACGATTGGGACTGGGCAATGTCTGTTTTTTGTCCGGTAGTTGGTATTCACCGCTTGGAGCCGATCGCTTCACGCTTATTGTCAGTAACCCACCCTATATTGATGCCGCGGATGAGCACTTATCACAGGGCGATGTCCGGTTTGAGCCAGCTAGCGCGCTTATTGCCGCCGATAACGGCATAGCCGATTTACGCACGATTATTGAATCTGCGCCGCATTATTTAGATACCGGAGGTTGGTTGCTGCTGGAACACGGTTGGCAACAGGCCGAGGCGGTGCGTCAGTTATTGCAAGCGCGAGGGTTTTCTCAAATAGAAACTTGTCAAGATTATGGTGGCAACGATCGCGTGTCGTTAGGATGTTGGCAAAACCGCATCAATGATTAGGAAGAAGCTATGGACGTGATAGTATTTTACCTGGCCACAATATGTCTACATTTGGCGACTGTTAGCCTCAGTATCATCCTGTTTGTTATCCGTTTTTTCTGGCTATGTCGGCGCTCGCCGTTATTGCAACAACGCTGGGTGAAAATTCTACCGCATATTAACGACACCTTGTTATTAATCAGCGGTATTGGTTTAATCATGCTAAGCCATACGTATCCGTTTATGCCTGGACAAAGCTGGCTGACGGAAAAACTGTTTGGCGTTATTATTTATATTCTTCTCGGCGTCGTTGCCTTGGGGAAACGCCCTCGTAGCTGGCGCGTGCGCTGGCTGGCGTTTGTATCTGCATTACTATGCTATGGTGCGGTCGTGCTTTTGTCACTGACTCAGTTACCGTTGCTGATGGAATAATTATGAATGCTATTGCTGATTTTGAATTCAACCAGTCACTGCTAAGTGATGGTGTTGTGTTGGTTTCACAGGCTATTCGCCGCGACTTTCCCGCTCAGGATGTGCGGCAAAATCTGCAACAGTTGGTTGAGAGCGCCAGAGCCGCTATTCCCGCCGATCTTGAGCAAGATCTTCAACTCGAAAAGCTGATTGAACTGTTTTATCGCACATGGGGATTCGGCGGGGCAGGCGGCGTTTATCGCCTGTCTGATGCCTTATGGCTGGATCATGTCCTGGAATCCCGTCAAGGCATGCCCGTCTCGCTGGGTATCATCTTCCTGCATATCGCCAATGAACTCGGACTGCCGCTGATGCCGGTCATTTTCCCGACGCAATTGATTTTGCGAGCCGACTGGCTTGATGAAGAAATGTGGCTGATTAATCCGCTTAATGGCGATACCTTGAGTGAGCATGTGTTGGAAGTTTGGTTGAAAGGGAACATCGGACCCTCAACGCGTTTACTGGATGAAGACCTGGACGAAGCGGAAAACGTGCTGATCGTGCGTAAATTGCTTGATACGTTGAAAGTGGCGCTAATGGAAGAGAAACAGATGGAATTGGCGTTAAGGGCCAGTGAGGCGGTGTTACAATTCGATCCCGATGACCCCTATGAAATCCGCGATCGTGGTTTGATTTATGCTCAATTGGATTGCGACCATATTGCGGTATCGGACCTTAACTATTTCGTTGAACAGTGCCCGGAAGATCCGGTGAGTGAAATGATAAAAGTCCAGATTCACTCGATAGAACAAAAACACATCGTCTTGCATTAACAACGTGTTTGGCAGTGATGCACTATAAGTTTATTTCCCGATATGAAGGTAAAAGTATGACGAATAAAGTGGTAAAGATAGGGGATATCCCGGTCGCCAATAATCTGCCTTTTGTCCTGTTTGGCGGCATGAATGTTCTTGAATCACGCGATCTGGCGATGCGTATCTGTGAACATTACGTTAAGGTCACGCAGAAATTGGGCATTCCCTACGTGTTCAAGGCATCTTTCGATAAAGCGAACCGCTCTTCTATTCATTCTTATCGCGGGCCAGGCCTGGAAGAGGGAATGAAGATATTTCAGGAGCTAAAACAAGCCTTTGGCGTAAAGATCATTACGGATGTGCATGAATCTTTTCAAGCGCAGCCCGTTGCCGATGTCGTTGATGTGATTCAGCTTCCTGCATTCCTAGCGCGGCAAACTGATTTGGTAGAAGCGATGGCGAAAACCGGATCGGTCATTAACGTTAAAAAACCGCAATTCGTCAGTCCGGGACAAATGGGAAATATCGTCGACAAGTTTATTGAAGGCGGTAATGATCAAATCATCCTCTGTGACCGCGGTAGTAACTTCGGTTATGACAATTTAGTTGTCGACATGTTGGGCTTTAATGTCATGAAGCAAGTTTCCAACGGTGCGCCAGTTATTTTTGATGTTACCCACGCGCTACAGTGTCGCGACCCGTTTGGCGCCGCCTCTAGTGGTCGGCGGGGTCAGGTGACTGAACTGGCGCGCGCCGGTATGGCCGTAGGCTTAGCCGGATTATTCATTGAAGCTCACCCCGATCCGGCTAACGCAAAGTGTGACGGTCCATCGGCGCTCCCACTGGATAAATTAGAGCCGTTTTTACAGCAGATTAAAGCGATTGACGATCTGGTAAAAAGCTTCCCGCCACTGGATACCAGTAAATAATCGTGTCTCTATAACATAAAAAAACCCGCAGAGATTGCGGGTTTTTTGTGATGGCGTACCAATATGCAAAATGTTATTTATAGAGATCGGCACTGATCGTAACGTTGTTGCCCTTGCCTTCCCACTGTCTGGTGATGTGGTAGTACTTAGCGCCTTTCTCGCCAGCACGTTTGGCAACAGCTTCTGATATCTGAGTGCCATTGGCGTAATTGCCACGAAATTGGATAGAATCGAATGGCACCATTTGTGCTGCGGTGGCATTATTTAGTTCCTGAATTTGTGTGCCATCCGATAACGTTACCGTGTAACGTCCGCCTTTTGAAGACTGCGTCTCAAAGAAGTTACCCACGCTACGACTAGGGCTGTCAGAGTAAGCCACTCCAGGTATTTCGACCTTTGCGGCTTCAGCACCACCGGCAGCCAATGCGGCGCGACCCGCATCAGAATCAGCGGGTATCGCATCAGGGCGTTGAAGTTGACGCTTTGGCGCGTCGGCTTTATAGATAAATGCGGTTGCGCGTTGATTGGTGCTATTCGAGTTCACATCAATCTGGCGTACGATGTAAAACGCATCGGCATGCTTCTCTTTTGCTGCTTTTGCAATCGCGTCGATGAGATCGAGCTGGGTGCTGAATAAGCCATTCACCGTGACAGTATCGTAGGGCTCCAACGTATAGGCGACCGCTTTAGGCAATTCTTTTACGCCATGAACCATGCGATAGGTCTTATCCTGCTGCGCCTTAGGCGCGTCTTTATGGTACAGGTCAACGGTGACATTCCAGTAATCCCCTGAATTGTCATCGATCATGGATTGAACGTAAAACGATTCCGCGCCCAATTTATCAGCGCGTTTAGATGCGGCTTCAACGGCTTCATTGATTGCGCTAAAACGTCCCTTAAATGTAATTCGCTCAAAGGGCTTCAGCGCGGCGGCTTGCTGAGGCGTAAGCTCCTGCGCGGCCTCAGCAGAAAATGCCGAGAGGGAGAGAAACAATGTAGATGCAATGATAGTAACCTTCAGCTTCATAAAAGATCCTTTCGCTTTCCTGCAAACTCGAATGATTTAAAGAGGAATGTGGAATAAAGCCGATTATCGCACGGAATAAATTCTTGTGCTTTAGCATTTTCAGTCTCACTAAGAATGCTAAAGATTCGGTTAGCAACAAGAAAAGTACTGATAATAACGCTTAATGATTGTTTTTCTGTCATAAGGGATATTTATATGATTTATACAATTAACAACCTTGTAACACATCATTTTTGTGAAATAGCCCTTAAAAATAGGTCTGAAATAGTGCTACAAGGGATAGGTAAAAGCATGATTTTTGACCACGAATGGCCTATATAGGCCGTAATAACGCGTCTTTTATGTGAAATTCATTTTATTTATGGATCATCGATTACATTTTCAGTACGTTATAAATGAGTTCGCCTGCAGGCAGTAAGACGCGCTTTAAACGCGTGGGGCAAGAAGATAATAAGCCGCTCTTTCTATCGCTATATGCGGGATACTGAGCGAATAAGTCTCGGCGAAATCAAATAACAGAATAGGGTGAGAATAATAACCTTCGTTAAAAATAAGCGAAAAGGGTATCAGCATGCGTATTGGTGTACCAAAAGAACGCTTGGCCAATGAAGCCCGTGTAGCAGCGACGCCGAAAACGGTTGAACAACTGCTAAAACTCGGTTTTGTGGTCACGATAGAGCGTGAAGCGGGAAAATTGGCGAGTTTTGACGATGCGGCATATGAAGAAGCTGGCGCGTTGATCGTTGATAGCGCTGAAGTCTGGCAGGCCGATATCATTCTAAAGGTGAATGCGCCGCAGGATGATGAAATCGAATTGACACGCGCGGGTAGTACGATCGTCAGCTTTATCTGGCCAGCGCAGAATCCAACGTTGTTGGAGAAACTGGCCGCTCGTCA contains:
- the ydgH gene encoding DUF1471 family protein YdgH, yielding MKLKVTIIASTLFLSLSAFSAEAAQELTPQQAAALKPFERITFKGRFSAINEAVEAASKRADKLGAESFYVQSMIDDNSGDYWNVTVDLYHKDAPKAQQDKTYRMVHGVKELPKAVAYTLEPYDTVTVNGLFSTQLDLIDAIAKAAKEKHADAFYIVRQIDVNSNSTNQRATAFIYKADAPKRQLQRPDAIPADSDAGRAALAAGGAEAAKVEIPGVAYSDSPSRSVGNFFETQSSKGGRYTVTLSDGTQIQELNNATAAQMVPFDSIQFRGNYANGTQISEAVAKRAGEKGAKYYHITRQWEGKGNNVTISADLYK
- the kdsA gene encoding 3-deoxy-8-phosphooctulonate synthase, translated to MTNKVVKIGDIPVANNLPFVLFGGMNVLESRDLAMRICEHYVKVTQKLGIPYVFKASFDKANRSSIHSYRGPGLEEGMKIFQELKQAFGVKIITDVHESFQAQPVADVVDVIQLPAFLARQTDLVEAMAKTGSVINVKKPQFVSPGQMGNIVDKFIEGGNDQIILCDRGSNFGYDNLVVDMLGFNVMKQVSNGAPVIFDVTHALQCRDPFGAASSGRRGQVTELARAGMAVGLAGLFIEAHPDPANAKCDGPSALPLDKLEPFLQQIKAIDDLVKSFPPLDTSK
- a CDS encoding SirB2 family protein, with translation MIVFYLATICLHLATVSLSIILFVIRFFWLCRRSPLLQQRWVKILPHINDTLLLISGIGLIMLSHTYPFMPGQSWLTEKLFGVIIYILLGVVALGKRPRSWRVRWLAFVSALLCYGAVVLLSLTQLPLLME
- the sirB1 gene encoding invasion regulator SirB1, whose translation is MNAIADFEFNQSLLSDGVVLVSQAIRRDFPAQDVRQNLQQLVESARAAIPADLEQDLQLEKLIELFYRTWGFGGAGGVYRLSDALWLDHVLESRQGMPVSLGIIFLHIANELGLPLMPVIFPTQLILRADWLDEEMWLINPLNGDTLSEHVLEVWLKGNIGPSTRLLDEDLDEAENVLIVRKLLDTLKVALMEEKQMELALRASEAVLQFDPDDPYEIRDRGLIYAQLDCDHIAVSDLNYFVEQCPEDPVSEMIKVQIHSIEQKHIVLH
- the hemA gene encoding glutamyl-tRNA reductase, whose product is MTLLALGINHKTAPVSLRERVVFSPEKLGEALDSLLQQPLVQGGVVLSTCNRTELYLSVEERENQREQLIRWLCKYHQLHPDEVNKSLYWLQDNAAVSHLMRVASGLDSLVLGEPQILGQVKKAFAESQRGHSLSSELERLFQKSFTVAKRVRTETDIGASAVSVAFAACTLARQIFESLAEITVLLVGAGETIELVARHLRQHNVKKMVIANRTRERAQALATEVGADVITLAELDAHLVQADIVISSTASTLPIIGKGMMERTLKARRNQPILMVDIAVPRDIEPEVGKLPNVYLYSVDDLHAIIQHNLAQRKAAAVQAESIVQQESADFMAWLRAQSAVETIRDYRAQAEELRAEMTAKALAAIQQGHDAEAVIQELTHRLTNRLIHAPTKSLQQAARDGDQNRLQILRDSLGLD
- the prfA gene encoding peptide chain release factor 1; the encoded protein is MKPSIVAKLDALQERHEEVQALLGEPSVIADMDRFRALSREYAQLTDITRCFQQWQQAKADQQTAEMMLDDPEMRDLAQEELKESKATIDALEQQLQLLLLPRDPDDERGCFLEIRAGTGGDEAAIFAGDLFRMYGRYAESRRWRVEVMSASEGEHGGYKEVIAKISGDGVYGQLKFESGGHRVQRVPATESQGRIHTSACTVAVMAEVPEAELPEINPADLRIDTFRSSGAGGQHVNTTDSAIRITHLPTGIVVECQDERSQHKNKAKALSVLGARIRAAEIQKRQQEEASTRRNLLGSGDRSDRIRTYNFPQGRVTDHRINLTLYRLDEVMEGKLDALIQPVIQEYQADQLAALSEQE
- the prmC gene encoding peptide chain release factor N(5)-glutamine methyltransferase yields the protein MTYQAWLILAQARLAASESPKRDAEILLGFVTGKPRTFLLAFGETTLNSAEQRQLAALLARREQGVPIAYLIGEREFWSLPLAVSPATLIPRPDTECLVEQALRRLPQTPCRVLDLGTGTGAIALALASERHDCHIIGIDIQPEAVGLALKNAQRLGLGNVCFLSGSWYSPLGADRFTLIVSNPPYIDAADEHLSQGDVRFEPASALIAADNGIADLRTIIESAPHYLDTGGWLLLEHGWQQAEAVRQLLQARGFSQIETCQDYGGNDRVSLGCWQNRIND